One Rahnella sikkimica DNA window includes the following coding sequences:
- a CDS encoding type 4 pilus major pilin, with protein sequence MKFMKKGISNITDSISALGITVLLIGAVLAAVTIAYYLLNSTSQVTLLTSVISETRNLRNSDGYGTADYVPALVAGGSIARNYNVTNGKIYNKSGGLITITGNGLGFIVVDNGEPQRDCVKVAKSIGTADMASTQINSTTITGEVTAADAATACVDGNNTLTFTTKS encoded by the coding sequence ATGAAATTCATGAAAAAAGGTATCTCCAATATTACCGATTCCATCAGTGCGCTGGGCATCACGGTTCTCCTGATCGGTGCGGTTCTGGCGGCAGTGACGATCGCTTACTACCTACTGAACAGCACTAGCCAAGTTACATTGCTGACCTCCGTCATCAGCGAAACGCGTAACTTAAGAAACTCTGACGGGTATGGTACTGCGGACTATGTGCCCGCCCTGGTGGCCGGTGGGAGTATTGCCAGAAACTACAACGTCACGAACGGTAAGATTTATAACAAATCAGGGGGGCTCATCACCATCACCGGAAATGGCCTGGGATTCATCGTGGTAGACAATGGAGAGCCCCAGCGCGACTGCGTGAAAGTTGCCAAGAGTATCGGGACGGCGGATATGGCATCCACCCAGATTAATTCCACCACCATCACCGGCGAAGTGACCGCCGCCGATGCTGCTACTGCGTGTGTGGATGGCAATAATACTCTGACATTCACAACCAAATCCTAA
- a CDS encoding ATPase, T2SS/T4P/T4SS family encodes MTFTTLRESDFIDLYLGEDYAEIKGLVGGAGLLVPVPDNLTDDAKQLHELCIARHVETGRSEFSCFYDSRLYRVTVSHDLFNRVSLVLRQTPTDIRAFADVPLSTSLRRSVELPRAAGLFLIAGEMGSGKTTTAASVLRHRIALTGQLGVAIEDPPETMLQGRHGKGRCIQLEVRENEGYASATRKAYRMGAAAFLLGEIRDGATAHEVLKASLSMFVVSTIHASSVIEALERYAMFCEEISPTAKSNIASTLFVVAHQTMRINTTNNQRNVDITGFNLRNTSIAGTIKAKIAAGNFQSLADQFSSITYDFKD; translated from the coding sequence ATGACATTCACAACGCTCCGGGAGTCGGACTTTATCGATCTCTATCTCGGCGAAGATTACGCCGAAATCAAAGGACTTGTCGGGGGTGCCGGGCTTTTGGTGCCCGTCCCCGACAATCTGACCGATGATGCTAAACAGTTGCATGAGCTTTGCATTGCGCGACATGTTGAAACGGGGCGCAGTGAATTTTCCTGTTTTTATGACTCTCGCCTGTACCGTGTCACCGTCTCGCATGATCTTTTCAACCGGGTGAGTTTGGTGCTTCGTCAGACGCCGACGGACATTCGCGCGTTTGCCGACGTTCCGCTCAGTACCTCCCTGCGCCGTTCCGTTGAGCTGCCTAGGGCTGCCGGACTTTTTCTGATTGCCGGGGAAATGGGCTCTGGCAAAACCACCACAGCGGCCTCGGTACTCCGGCATCGGATTGCCCTCACCGGCCAACTGGGAGTTGCTATTGAGGACCCGCCGGAAACTATGCTCCAGGGACGACACGGGAAAGGGCGGTGTATACAGCTTGAGGTCAGGGAAAACGAGGGCTACGCCAGTGCAACGCGTAAAGCGTACCGGATGGGGGCAGCAGCCTTTCTGCTCGGTGAAATCCGCGATGGTGCCACGGCACATGAGGTGCTGAAGGCGTCGCTGAGTATGTTCGTGGTGTCAACCATTCATGCTTCATCGGTTATCGAAGCGCTGGAGCGTTACGCGATGTTCTGTGAGGAAATCAGCCCGACAGCCAAATCGAACATAGCGAGCACACTCTTTGTTGTTGCACACCAGACGATGCGGATTAACACAACGAACAATCAGCGTAATGTTGATATTACGGGATTTAACCTGCGCAACACCTCCATAGCGGGCACTATAAAGGCAAAAATTGCAGCGGGGAATTTTCAGTCATTGGCCGACCAGTTTTCCTCTATTACTTATGACTTTAAGGACTAA
- the pilV gene encoding shufflon system plasmid conjugative transfer pilus tip adhesin PilV, with protein MKTLKRGIAQTTDAISGLTIVSVILVVLLIPLSQWAAEEYRMNAAAGQANTVQKAVNRYIADQQAAIAAGSSSSSAFTLTVPMLVTAGYLPSGFSSTNTYTATYRTLIFQPTANKFHAMTFMSGGSTLTLSQARKLANYIGAAGGYIQSGVAKGALGSWQENLSAFGGYNPGDGSVVIAGFYSNGALVNDYLYRHSVAGHPELNTMGTALDMGGNDINSANNVNANNGNFSQTVNGQTLNASGDVNTARLTAQQSVQSNGWITANGNITSNSSINAAGNITANGNITSNSSINAAGNITANNDVTAAGTLRGNNDLVLGGVMKLGQVNTAGAYCDTWGAVSRDASGGILSCQSGTWKSSGISKTIVRTGSAKTVASASCADNEILLGGGGSCDAGSDNRLKWSAPSGNGWGVACPDATTYAYAICGQN; from the coding sequence GTGAAAACACTGAAACGGGGGATCGCGCAAACTACCGACGCCATTTCCGGGTTAACCATTGTGTCCGTCATCCTTGTTGTTTTGTTGATCCCGCTAAGCCAATGGGCAGCTGAAGAGTATCGGATGAACGCGGCTGCCGGACAGGCGAATACGGTGCAGAAAGCGGTTAACCGCTACATTGCGGACCAACAGGCGGCGATCGCAGCTGGTAGCAGTTCGTCGAGTGCGTTTACCCTAACAGTTCCTATGCTGGTGACGGCGGGGTATTTGCCGTCGGGTTTTTCATCTACGAATACTTATACCGCGACGTACCGGACACTGATTTTTCAGCCTACAGCAAACAAATTCCACGCGATGACGTTTATGTCCGGTGGTTCAACGTTGACGCTAAGTCAGGCCCGTAAACTGGCAAATTATATCGGTGCCGCCGGCGGATACATTCAGAGCGGCGTTGCTAAAGGTGCGCTGGGCAGCTGGCAGGAAAATCTGTCGGCCTTTGGTGGCTACAACCCCGGTGATGGCAGCGTAGTTATTGCTGGTTTTTACTCCAACGGAGCGTTGGTAAACGACTATCTCTATCGTCATAGCGTGGCCGGGCATCCCGAACTTAACACCATGGGCACCGCACTGGATATGGGCGGCAATGACATAAACAGCGCAAACAACGTGAACGCCAACAACGGCAATTTCTCACAGACGGTCAATGGCCAGACGCTGAATGCGTCCGGGGATGTGAATACAGCCCGTCTGACGGCGCAGCAAAGTGTTCAGTCAAATGGGTGGATCACGGCAAACGGCAATATTACCTCAAACAGCAGCATAAATGCGGCAGGGAATATTACGGCAAACGGCAACATTACCTCTAACAGCAGCATAAATGCGGCAGGGAATATTACGGCCAATAATGATGTGACGGCAGCGGGTACGCTTCGGGGCAATAATGACCTGGTACTGGGCGGTGTTATGAAACTTGGGCAGGTCAATACCGCAGGTGCTTATTGTGATACCTGGGGCGCAGTAAGCCGCGACGCGTCTGGCGGCATACTTTCCTGCCAATCAGGCACGTGGAAATCTTCAGGAATAAGTAAAACAATCGTGCGAACAGGAAGTGCAAAAACCGTGGCCAGTGCGTCATGCGCGGATAATGAAATCCTGCTTGGGGGAGGCGGTTCGTGCGATGCCGGTTCAGATAACAGATTAAAGTGGAGTGCCCCGTCGGGGAACGGGTGGGGCGTGGCATGCCCTGATGCGACGACTTACGCGTATGCCATTTGTGGCCAAAACTGA
- the pilM gene encoding type IV pilus biogenesis protein PilM, with amino-acid sequence MKASLFFTAFFLAAVSILLSVVINIQKETIAVVTQQQLSSLFLNYAEALNDRYLSGTPADGDMTATITLPVWQPRSSQIVVRVSGGVGYIFMPSSPGVLSQLLQDTENSAHIGLSDATGIRTPAGVVPRPSFIPAGYVVYVR; translated from the coding sequence ATGAAAGCCTCTCTCTTCTTTACTGCGTTTTTTTTGGCTGCGGTCAGCATTCTGCTTTCTGTCGTGATCAACATACAGAAAGAGACTATTGCCGTCGTCACACAGCAACAGCTTTCCAGTCTGTTTCTCAATTATGCCGAGGCGCTCAACGACCGATACCTCTCCGGAACACCCGCTGACGGTGACATGACTGCAACGATAACGCTGCCTGTTTGGCAACCGAGAAGCAGCCAAATTGTTGTCCGTGTAAGCGGTGGGGTGGGGTACATATTTATGCCTTCATCGCCAGGTGTTCTCTCGCAACTCCTGCAGGATACCGAAAACAGTGCGCATATTGGGCTTTCGGATGCGACAGGTATTCGCACACCCGCTGGTGTGGTTCCCCGGCCCTCTTTTATCCCTGCCGGATATGTTGTTTACGTGAGATAA
- a CDS encoding prepilin peptidase — protein MMLIVPFVVIFALFLAFNLPRLYESAKDSAFRSCEETEKRQNTARTRPLLAVILLSGGVLPAWLITHSPLFSLFVLLLGSAAYIDCVTQWVPDVLIFSLSWSALCTVLPQEPDALPALAGAATMLIPVLTLNFIATLRGQPPALAFGDLYVLPALGVWLTPNSAAICLSISLTLAMLAGKYLRDVPFITVLYPVFMGGFLCGGW, from the coding sequence ATGATGCTGATAGTGCCTTTTGTCGTGATTTTTGCCTTGTTCCTCGCCTTCAATCTCCCAAGGCTTTATGAAAGCGCAAAGGATTCTGCTTTTCGTTCGTGCGAGGAGACTGAAAAAAGGCAGAATACGGCGCGCACACGCCCCCTTCTGGCGGTCATTCTGCTGAGCGGCGGCGTGTTGCCCGCCTGGTTGATTACCCACAGTCCCCTTTTTTCGCTCTTTGTCCTGCTACTTGGCAGCGCGGCATACATAGACTGCGTCACGCAATGGGTGCCCGACGTGTTGATATTTTCGCTTTCATGGTCCGCACTTTGTACCGTGTTGCCCCAGGAGCCAGATGCATTGCCTGCTCTGGCTGGGGCGGCCACCATGCTCATCCCAGTTCTGACGTTGAACTTTATTGCCACACTCCGCGGTCAGCCTCCGGCACTGGCGTTCGGTGACCTCTATGTATTGCCTGCTTTGGGTGTTTGGCTTACACCAAACTCGGCCGCAATTTGCCTGTCAATCAGCCTTACCCTGGCAATGCTCGCCGGTAAATATTTGCGCGATGTGCCTTTTATTACCGTTCTTTATCCGGTCTTTATGGGGGGCTTCCTGTGTGGCGGCTGGTGA
- a CDS encoding lytic transglycosylase domain-containing protein yields MCFREAGVKFGVDWRLLQAIAEVESGLNPQAIGLNKRNGRVLSEDVGMMQINSSWFPVLKPMGITREMLLKNPCQNIHVGAWILAKNIAQNGVNWTSVGAYNAGFKEANEPFRMKYARKVYDRYLELTGAG; encoded by the coding sequence TTGTGTTTCCGAGAGGCCGGTGTGAAGTTCGGTGTGGATTGGCGGCTGTTGCAGGCCATTGCCGAGGTGGAAAGCGGTCTTAATCCTCAGGCCATCGGACTGAACAAAAGAAACGGCAGGGTTCTCAGTGAAGATGTCGGGATGATGCAGATTAATTCCTCCTGGTTTCCAGTGTTGAAACCGATGGGGATAACCCGTGAGATGTTGCTGAAAAACCCATGCCAAAACATCCACGTTGGGGCCTGGATACTGGCAAAGAACATTGCGCAGAACGGCGTGAACTGGACGTCTGTCGGTGCTTATAACGCTGGATTTAAAGAGGCTAATGAGCCCTTCAGAATGAAGTACGCCAGAAAGGTTTATGACCGTTATCTTGAACTCACCGGTGCTGGCTGA
- a CDS encoding lytic transglycosylase domain-containing protein: MRFFLSCALTTMLTGLMFFSLNAQAFCFNEAGMRYHVAPQLLRAIAEVESGMNPAATGYNRDRQGRITSRDYGLMQINSTHIPQLKAMGVIRSENDLLTQPCLNVQTGAWILARHLQVCGLTWQCLGSYNAGFADSNQARRMIYARKVYTLWLASR; the protein is encoded by the coding sequence ATGCGATTTTTTTTGTCTTGCGCGTTAACAACAATGCTCACCGGCCTGATGTTTTTCTCATTAAATGCGCAGGCATTCTGCTTTAACGAGGCGGGGATGCGCTATCACGTTGCACCCCAACTGCTTAGAGCTATCGCCGAGGTTGAGAGCGGAATGAACCCTGCTGCGACGGGGTATAACCGTGACAGGCAAGGACGCATCACCAGTCGGGATTACGGACTGATGCAAATTAACTCAACGCACATCCCGCAGTTGAAGGCGATGGGCGTTATCCGCAGTGAAAACGACTTACTGACGCAGCCCTGTCTGAATGTGCAGACCGGTGCCTGGATCCTCGCACGGCACCTGCAGGTATGCGGGCTCACCTGGCAGTGCCTCGGCAGTTATAACGCCGGTTTTGCCGACAGCAATCAGGCCCGCCGCATGATTTACGCCCGAAAGGTTTACACCCTGTGGCTGGCGAGCCGCTAA